The Deinococcus roseus genome contains a region encoding:
- a CDS encoding succinate dehydrogenase hydrophobic membrane anchor subunit, which yields MIRAKRFEDAKAQATGNSELFWWVFMRISGIVLMFLVLGHIYMTFIQAPESVTASYETIVNKLDKPVWKLYDWLIMVLAGLHGVNGARYVIEDYIPSKNRRFWTKAIFYTVVGVIFVWGTIGLYTFQPAQ from the coding sequence ATGATTCGCGCAAAACGTTTTGAAGACGCCAAGGCCCAGGCCACCGGAAACTCCGAACTGTTCTGGTGGGTGTTCATGCGCATCAGCGGCATTGTGCTGATGTTCCTGGTGCTCGGTCACATCTACATGACCTTCATTCAGGCCCCTGAGTCGGTCACCGCCAGCTATGAAACCATTGTGAACAAGCTGGACAAACCCGTCTGGAAACTCTATGACTGGCTGATCATGGTGCTGGCTGGCCTGCACGGGGTGAACGGTGCCCGTTACGTCATCGAGGACTACATCCCCAGCAAGAACCGCCGTTTCTGGACCAAAGCCATCTTCTACACCGTTGTGGGTGTGATTTTTGTGTGGGGCACCATCGGCCTTTACACCTTCCAGCCTGCTCAATAA
- the sdhC gene encoding succinate dehydrogenase, cytochrome b556 subunit produces MIGGYRGKEGQWAFMLHRISGLAILLYLLLHILSIGSIAISRDAYEAVHAVESHWLFSIGLVFVTAGVLYHALNGLRIIFMDFAGWGVKIQRELFYLVLVISAVGGLMTGVLTLGRILGWFPEA; encoded by the coding sequence ATGATCGGAGGGTATCGAGGCAAGGAAGGACAGTGGGCCTTCATGCTGCACCGCATTTCGGGGCTGGCAATCTTGCTGTACTTGCTTTTACACATCCTCTCTATCGGGTCGATTGCCATCAGCAGAGACGCCTATGAGGCTGTGCACGCCGTGGAAAGCCACTGGCTTTTCTCCATCGGCCTGGTGTTTGTGACCGCAGGGGTGCTGTACCACGCCCTCAACGGGCTGCGCATCATCTTCATGGATTTTGCCGGCTGGGGTGTGAAAATTCAGCGGGAGTTGTTCTATCTGGTGCTGGTGATCAGTGCAGTGGGTGGGCTCATGACCGGAGTGCTGACCCTGGGCCGCATTCTCGGCTGGTTCCCGGAGGCTTGA
- the speD gene encoding adenosylmethionine decarboxylase, protein MELFGFGPHLMIDGYHAASEKLEDAALLESILQDLPRAIDMTVVLPPAVTEHHGLSEEDSGYTGVVIIAESHIAIHTFPRRGFVSVDIFSCKEFDAQHALNYLVEKLDIGRYDTHFINRGKEFPKDLAVAQKILSGEREYLSARLA, encoded by the coding sequence TTGGAACTGTTCGGTTTCGGACCCCACTTGATGATCGATGGTTATCACGCCGCCTCAGAGAAACTGGAAGACGCAGCACTGCTGGAAAGCATCCTGCAAGACCTTCCCCGGGCAATCGACATGACTGTGGTGCTGCCTCCTGCCGTCACCGAACACCACGGCCTCAGCGAAGAAGACTCGGGTTACACCGGTGTGGTGATCATTGCTGAATCGCACATTGCGATTCACACCTTCCCCAGACGGGGATTTGTCAGTGTGGACATTTTTTCCTGCAAAGAATTCGATGCCCAGCACGCACTCAATTATCTGGTTGAGAAACTGGACATCGGACGGTACGACACCCACTTCATCAACAGGGGCAAGGAATTTCCCAAAGACCTCGCGGTGGCCCAGAAGATCCTCTCTGGGGAACGGGAATACCTCTCTGCTCGACTGGCATAA
- a CDS encoding protein kinase domain-containing protein translates to MVWLILIFVVSGVLWYRASERVLALALAVVTLLFVTYLVSFSSVERALTPALIASFLIGTSFYLTRFVPVKGPNRKQRRKPRARLVRQGGELQLNIRGYQILERIGEGGMAVVHLARRLEDEKLVAIKVPLEKHFGDNKVLRRFVQEAATLKRLEHPNIVRVFDYNADTQPFYMIMEYVKGQSLEGYMLSQPVSVSSVLNISRAVCDALRYIHSQGLVHRDVKPSNIMLMREQITQGDIDSYQVRLMDFGIAVGQAVSRLSVGAGRVGTPIYMSPEQAKGGSVDARSDIYSLGMVLYEMAAGRTPFAGSYDVVVHQQVFDVPTPPRQYNVRIPIALNDLIMRMLEKDPSHRPSLDEVLRLIDSGDLIDNSIPILPSTLVVVTNSGQNFIRVLDTQGNLLQGLGNMDSGALPTIPVACHYLPDGNLLAGVVDYKTANAPMLRILNSEMELVGGFAPYGLKEGNLLNLVSLAVTPSKRIYALDLDTCMVQEYTMEGDFVRKFGGRGDGQGTFREPRMLAANDEFIFVLDTQLREVQRFSLDGSYISRVAFKQSKDAQALQALDGVGVDLKGNVLVSDSTSSRIRVMSAAGKPVSAVLIDPWHGEPTGELLLDVDHEGHIYAARKGGQLIRKYTADGQLMGMLDALAPVLAFSVRRTVPVSVKA, encoded by the coding sequence ATGGTTTGGTTGATCCTGATTTTTGTCGTGAGTGGTGTGCTGTGGTACCGAGCATCAGAACGCGTTCTGGCGCTGGCCCTGGCAGTGGTCACTCTGCTTTTCGTCACCTACCTGGTCAGTTTCAGTTCGGTGGAGCGTGCGCTCACACCAGCTCTGATTGCCAGCTTCCTGATTGGAACAAGCTTTTACCTCACCAGGTTTGTTCCGGTGAAAGGACCCAACCGCAAACAGCGGCGGAAACCCAGAGCGCGACTGGTCCGCCAGGGAGGAGAACTTCAACTCAACATCCGGGGCTACCAGATCCTGGAGCGCATCGGAGAAGGGGGCATGGCTGTGGTCCATCTGGCCAGAAGGCTGGAGGACGAAAAGCTGGTGGCCATCAAGGTCCCCCTGGAAAAACACTTTGGTGACAACAAGGTGCTGCGCAGGTTTGTGCAGGAAGCCGCCACCCTCAAGCGCCTGGAACACCCCAACATCGTGCGGGTCTTTGACTACAATGCTGACACCCAGCCTTTTTACATGATCATGGAGTATGTCAAAGGTCAGTCTCTGGAAGGGTACATGCTCTCGCAGCCTGTGAGTGTGTCTTCGGTGCTGAACATTTCCCGTGCTGTGTGTGATGCCCTCAGGTACATTCACTCCCAGGGACTGGTGCACCGGGATGTCAAGCCTTCCAACATCATGCTGATGCGTGAACAGATCACCCAGGGAGACATCGATTCCTACCAGGTGCGCCTGATGGATTTCGGGATTGCTGTGGGTCAGGCGGTGTCCCGTCTGAGCGTGGGCGCAGGTCGGGTGGGCACCCCCATCTACATGAGCCCCGAACAGGCCAAAGGTGGCAGTGTGGATGCCCGCAGTGACATCTACAGTCTGGGCATGGTGCTGTACGAGATGGCTGCAGGTCGCACCCCTTTTGCAGGCAGCTACGACGTGGTGGTGCACCAGCAGGTCTTCGATGTGCCCACCCCTCCCCGCCAGTACAATGTGCGGATTCCCATTGCGCTCAACGACCTGATCATGCGCATGCTTGAAAAAGACCCCTCCCACCGCCCCAGCCTGGACGAGGTGCTGCGCCTGATTGACTCTGGCGACCTGATCGACAACTCCATTCCCATCCTGCCCAGCACGCTGGTGGTGGTGACCAACAGCGGTCAGAATTTCATCCGGGTGCTGGACACCCAGGGGAATTTGCTGCAGGGTCTGGGCAACATGGATTCGGGCGCCCTGCCCACCATTCCTGTGGCCTGCCATTACCTCCCAGATGGAAACCTGCTGGCAGGCGTGGTGGATTACAAAACCGCCAATGCCCCCATGCTGCGCATCCTCAACAGCGAGATGGAACTGGTGGGTGGTTTTGCCCCTTACGGCCTGAAAGAAGGCAACCTGCTCAACCTGGTGTCTCTGGCCGTGACCCCCAGCAAGCGCATTTACGCCCTGGACCTGGACACCTGCATGGTGCAGGAGTACACCATGGAAGGGGACTTCGTTCGCAAATTTGGTGGGCGTGGAGACGGTCAGGGCACCTTCCGGGAGCCCCGCATGCTGGCCGCCAACGATGAATTCATCTTTGTGCTGGACACCCAGCTTCGCGAAGTGCAGCGTTTCTCGCTGGACGGCAGCTACATTTCACGGGTGGCCTTTAAGCAATCCAAAGATGCCCAGGCCCTGCAAGCCCTGGACGGGGTGGGTGTGGACCTCAAAGGCAATGTGCTGGTCAGCGATTCCACCAGCAGCCGCATCCGCGTGATGAGTGCTGCCGGGAAACCGGTCTCTGCGGTGCTGATTGACCCCTGGCACGGTGAGCCCACAGGTGAACTGCTGCTGGATGTGGACCACGAAGGCCACATTTACGCAGCCCGCAAAGGCGGTCAGCTGATCCGCAAGTACACCGCAGACGGTCAACTGATGGGCATGCTGGACGCCCTGGCCCCCGTGCTGGCTTTCAGTGTGCGCAGAACGGTTCCTGTTTCGGTCAAAGCCTGA
- the hemB gene encoding porphobilinogen synthase: protein MDLTYRPRRLRSSHSIREILRETTLEPRHLLYPMFIEEGEGVKTPISAMPGIHRYSIDLAIEHAREAWNLGIKGVALFPAIPNDLKDKYGSESHNPQGLFARTIRAFKKALPELLLITDVALDPYSSDGHDGIVSETGEILNDETVEVLIKMALTQAAAGADIVAPSDMMDGRIGALRSALDEAGFERVMIMSYSTKYASAYYGPFRTALDSAPKMGDKKTYQINPASGYREALRESSLDEAEGADFLMVKPALAYLDVLRVVRDNTQLPVVAYNVSGEYAMVKAAAQAGYIDEKRIVLETLTSMRRAGADAILTYHALDAANWLKS from the coding sequence ATGGACCTCACCTACCGTCCCCGCCGCCTGCGTTCCAGCCATTCCATCCGTGAAATCCTCAGGGAAACCACCCTGGAACCCCGTCATCTTCTGTACCCCATGTTCATTGAGGAAGGGGAGGGGGTCAAAACCCCAATCTCTGCCATGCCTGGAATTCACCGGTATTCCATTGATCTGGCCATCGAGCATGCCAGAGAGGCCTGGAACCTGGGCATCAAGGGGGTGGCATTGTTTCCCGCCATTCCCAATGACCTGAAAGACAAATATGGCTCTGAGAGCCACAACCCGCAAGGGCTGTTTGCCCGCACCATTCGGGCATTTAAAAAAGCGCTGCCCGAACTGCTGCTGATCACCGATGTGGCCCTGGATCCTTACTCCTCAGATGGACACGATGGGATTGTCTCTGAAACTGGGGAGATCCTGAACGATGAGACTGTGGAGGTCTTGATCAAAATGGCCCTCACCCAGGCGGCTGCAGGTGCAGACATTGTGGCTCCTTCTGACATGATGGATGGCCGCATTGGAGCCCTGAGGTCCGCTCTGGACGAGGCGGGTTTTGAGCGGGTCATGATCATGTCTTACTCGACCAAGTACGCCTCTGCTTACTATGGTCCTTTCAGAACAGCGCTGGACAGTGCACCCAAGATGGGGGACAAGAAAACCTACCAGATAAACCCTGCTTCGGGGTACCGGGAGGCCCTGAGGGAATCCAGCCTGGATGAAGCAGAAGGGGCAGACTTCCTGATGGTCAAGCCTGCGCTGGCCTACCTTGACGTTTTGCGCGTTGTGCGGGATAACACTCAACTTCCGGTGGTGGCCTACAACGTCTCTGGAGAATACGCCATGGTGAAGGCTGCAGCGCAGGCCGGTTACATCGATGAAAAGCGCATTGTGCTGGAGACCCTGACCAGCATGAGAAGGGCTGGAGCGGACGCCATTCTGACTTATCACGCGCTGGACGCAGCAAACTGGCTCAAATCGTAA